DNA from Carassius gibelio isolate Cgi1373 ecotype wild population from Czech Republic chromosome B8, carGib1.2-hapl.c, whole genome shotgun sequence:
cacgggtcgtatcaatattttaaatgcagctaTGCGAGAGGGAGAAAAGTTATATTAGGCgagttcgacttgaagcagcactgcacagaatgatcaccgtatgacatcaaagtactgtgagagcgattcgaatgcattggatccgtgtgctctcttatcgctctcgcggtactttaatgtcacacagtgatccttctgtgcagcgctgcttcaagtcgaacgctcCTATAAACTTCATTCGATTGCTTCAGAAATTGGCAGGCTGTAAAATTGTGTCGTATATCACCTCGTCCGtatgattttcagataaactcacttgtgaagtgtgtgtggacatacgatcttccgaccatccgaatttgCACTGTGTACTCCCGTCTTAAGCTGCACTTAATGGCACACCCATCTTAGCCTGTTAATTTTCCAGTTAGCCCCAAGCTCTTcccacccttcacaaggagttaaagtgcccctattattgggagtccccaacaacaggttgacatgcatgcaaggtcaaaaaacactttcatttcatTGTCCTTTTTTCCGCATCGACTCCCAAACAATTTGTTTAATGATTCATTTTTTCCAAAACCCTCCCACCAACATATTGCTCTATTCTTTATCAGAACTACaagtaataacaacaacattcACTATTAATTGACACCTTTTTAGACAATTGCAAGCGAACAGATATTGCTGTTAGCCAGTTAGACGGAGACCTACTGCATGGAGCGAACACAACTAAATACTTATTTGCATGCTACAGTACATGGTACATGACTGACAgcaacagtttttaaaagaattaCTCCACTTTTAGAATAAACATTTCCTGATAATTAACTTGCATGTCATCAAGATTTTCATGTTTCTGTTTCTGCAGTTGCACCCTCCTTGCACGTTTACTTTGTAAACAATGGGTTGGTGCTTCTGCAGCGTTTAGGATAATTTTGCAGTTGGAGGAGAAATGAGTTGCGAGTTATTCAACATTCCCTAACTGTACCCTAAGGGATTTCCCCTCACAGTGAAGAGCACAGTGTCATCTTCAAAGCCATCTGCTATGATGTTTGATGGAGGGGATGTTCAAGATTTCCCGGGTCTGGACGTGCAACAAGTGGGCAGGcataaatatgctaatgtttcagtTTGACGTCACCTTGAAACAGCTaaaaggcttgtttgagatgagcaAAAACCGTGAGATGCATAAAGTGTCCGAGTTACGTCCGCCTTGCTCTGATTTCATGCTTACGTGTGCCAAAAAACTCTGAAGTGTCAGGGTCTGTCTGAAAAGAAGGGAAGAAATTCTGAAAAATGTTTGCTACAAAACAGCTTTGACTTGAATATTATGGAAAAATACTATGGATGTGAAATGGTGGCAGAAACCTACTTGTTTGCAAACGTTCTTCTAAatttcctcctttgtgttcagcagaacaaaggaaTTGATGCACATGATTACAAAACAGTGGTATTTCGATTACATCCACTTcatctgtgataaaaaaaaaacgtgaacgCGTTGCTGACGTTTGCAGGCGACAAAACAGCGAGATTCAGGAAGTGTCCGACTTCAAAGGTCTTTTTTGACCCCTCCCCTTACTGCAGCCGCCTACTCTCACCTACATTTCAGGCGAGGCAAggcgcatctcaaacaagccttaagactcattttaaaaatcattcattttcatgactctgagtcaactctttcttttgagagacagtaACTTTATACAGGGTGCACTTTTAgatttaaaacttttttgttcaaaatgttttcattcacttatgTTCACTTGAGCTGTGTTACACATTGCATGAAAtctaattttcaaaaatccataacaTGGGCACTTTAATTTCACAAGGAAATAATTTCACTCCTGGCAAGTGCCTATTTTATATGACATAAGTTTGgcctaaaatgtgtttgtgtttcataCTTGCTATATTTTCTATTAAGGCATGTGCTTtggtcatttaaatgtttattggaaAAGTGAAACTCTGTATTTATGTTCCCTTAtagaaactacacacacacaccatgtgcTTTGTTCATTTATGTGGAACACGCTGTTGTGTTCTGTAAAACTTTGTGATTCTGCATATGACTGCTAGGCGGCAGTATAATAGTGTAAGTAAAAGAGTAGAGAGATAAAGAATTCTGTTATTGCTGTTAGACATGAGTTGTCAGGTGGTTTTCATGTAATAAAATCTCCATTGTATGGTTTCAGCTCTGGCCATGGTCCTTTTCATCTGCAACACCACACAGACCCAGAGCTTTAGACACTttgaccagctctttgtctgcttcggaggtcagcagaagggaaagCTGTCTACAAACagagaggttggcccactggtcAATGGATGCCTTCACCTTGGCGTACCAGACAAAAGGCGATCCATGCCTCCACTCAGAGTGTTGTGTCCTCCTGGACATTGGAGATTGTTTCCTTCTGTGTGTTGGGTATGAAAAGGTCATTTGCGCGAGGCCTGGCTCAGTGAACCTAGTTCTGGCTTTGGCACTTTAACTTTGACTGAAAGTGAACGTCTTGGTTGTgttgtgttatgtttttttttttttttaagtcaacattgtaataatgaaaaattacaaGTTTTActcaatttaaatcatttaataattatttgtaaaatggtAAACTTagtttgatgtgttgactaacattaAAGCACATGGAAAGTACTTGACCAAAATTTTAACTAGTGTGCTATTTggtattacatttaaattgaatatGTTATGTagaataatgcatttttgtggTTCAAAAAGTAATAACCTATTCAGTTGAactaaatgcattatatatatatatatattatatttatataatgtgaagtgtgtatatatatatatattacatttggtTTGCACCAagtatattaaacatattaaaatgtactgCAAAAGTAAAACTTTCATGAATCATGATAGATTTCAGTAAGTTCTTGATAGAAATACTTCACATCATGCATTTTGTTAAGAAAGTGATGTTTTATTGCGCAGCACTGTCTCAGAGGCCTGTGCATCAAGCAGATTTTGTGGCTGAAGTCCATTTGCTTCAGGGGCTGCTCTTTGCGAGCGTTCTGGTTGGTGGTCATATACTCCTTAAACTTATGAACCTCAATCTCACACTTCCTTCAGTCCCGATGCTTAGCCAAATCAAGTTAATTTAAACGAATTTGAACAAATAGGCTACTGCTCAGCCAGGGAGCAGTTTCATCCATGCTGaagtacagtaaataaatattgtacaaGCTTTGCACTTTGGAGACCAAGTGTCTATTGATTTTCACCAGAGACAGATACAGGAGAAAAGAAGTAAAACTTAGAATAAGGATGCTGGGAAATGGACTAACATGGAGATGTACATTATTTAAAGTATGTTTGAAAGCAACCCGCAAGCAAAATTAGTAAATAGTGGTATATAGAAGTTGTATTTTTGGTGAAATTATTACTGAAAAaccatgcattttaaaaaatgccaCAAAAGGAAGCATCACAGAAAGCCTCCAagttaacattataaataatctTAGCACTTCACAGACTTATGTTCTACATCAATAATGTATATTCAGAGGATGAACTGACAGTCTCTGGATTAACAAAGAACGAATCCGGCTTTGAATCTCTTTAGTTTTCAGTGAGTAGAGGATGGGATTCATGCAGGGTGGAAGGAGGGATGACAAAGACAAGCACACTGTTCTTACATTTGGGTTTATAACAATTCCAAAAAGTCCAAGATTGAAGATAATAAAAATTGGAATGAAGAAAATCGCCACTAACATGAGGTGCTCGGTGCACGTGGCCAGAGCCTTATAACGGCTCTGATTATTTTTCATTCTGAATACAGCAATCAGTATACCCATGTaagtcaagaaaataaaaatcaaaggtACAGCACTGAAGAGTGTAGATGAAGTAGTGGCAAAATTCCACTGGGTTGTAATATCGCTACAGGAGAGTCTTAAAATGGGAGCATAATCACAAAAATAGCTGTTGACCTTAAGAGAGCCACAAAATGACAGGATTGAGATGGATAAAGGATTGTACAGTGATCTAACAGAATTAAAGAACCAAACTGCACAGATTATATAGGCCATTCTGATGTTTGTGTTTATAGACTTCTGTTTCAAAGGGAAACAGATCGCAATGAACCTGTCATAAGAGAGAATACATAAAGAAAGTGATTCAAGTGataaaaaattatagtaaataaACATTTGCACAAGGCACAGTTTAAATGGCACAAAATTGTCTAGAACAATGTAAGTTTTTATCATGCCAGGCACAAGAGAGGTGCTGAGAATAAGATCAACCAAAGCCAGACTACCAACGGCCATGAACTTTGGGGCATGCAGTCGATGGTCATAGAAAATGATGGCGATCAGAAAGACATTGCAAATGATTGTGATCACATAAATCACAGTGAGGAACATGACATAGACATTACTGTAAGGCATTGAACTCAGCGCAACAATGTAAAACCCTGCAGGCTGAATGATGGGATCGCTGGTGTTCTGCATGCCTGTCCTTTTTTTACGTCCCAGCTTCCTTGCAGCGTGCTTCACTTTCAGTGAATAAACCAGAAACCTGTGAGAAACCGTCACAAACAGTGAGTACATATCCTTATGACATTCAACCAGAAATGTAGCAATATACAAACATACACTAAATATGCTACATTGATTATTCTTAACTCCATACATGCAATGATGCTGTGGTTTGCAGATAATGCAGACGTGCCGTTGTCTTCCCCCCAGTTCAGTTCCGGATCACTGTGTATCCTAAATGTTAACTCAAGAATCTTTTTGAGGGCAATATATTGATCCATTTGTCCTCCAGAGGTGTCATTAAACAGAAAAAGAACCACCGGTATCTAAATAGTCTTGAGAGAAAAGTCATTCATTAGTGGTGTttactaactgagtttaatgatGGTATAATTAATTGCCTTTAGTTTGTTAGTTTTTGTGTTCAATTTTGTAACAATAATACAAATTCTCAGAAGGATAATGCAAAGGaggcattataaaaaaaaaacaaattataatataaaaaaactttgcatttaaagaTAAAGGCTATAAAATCTTTTGAAGCAACCAGTTGATTTACTAtattttataatgtgtcatgCTCCATGGCccatcgtccccttggaattataaggttctatctgacatttttgtcaaaattgagttattcacatattcataTTCTGTGtcaatgtatttaaaatttaaattatttgatagattttttttatgtagtgtaaattatgggactttttatttaaaaaacaataaggttctatctacacagtcgaatggaacacaaaaactttgaagctcaatatctctaaactactcggaatgcagatagaaccttataattcaaaGGGGACGCAATGTCCTCCATTTCTTTATGGTCTGGGCCTACCACTGTTCCTTGGAGTAGATCCAGTGGCAGGTGGTCCAGGGCTGTGTTCCACTTTGCTTTTATATAAACACTTGCAAACACTTGCAAACTTCCCTAATTTTTGAAGTGCGTTCCATTTTGTGAAGGGGACTAGTCGATCCCTCCATTTCGACCATGTGAGCATCTACTTCAAATGTACACTTCAGGCCGCTCCATATACTAACCATTCTAACAGGCCCTAACATGTCTACGTCATGATGTGGGTTGATTTGCATGACACCACCCCAAaagttcacgcaaagaaagaagacgtaacttttattctcgctgttgccgccagcaccatgttgtggagatgctgtgtgtttcgttgtgaaagctaagctactttgtttggtcttccaaaagaggaaacaactagaaatcagtggtaaaTTTGTACTTACAACATTGTTGCAGAACAGTTCAACCCTAATATTCTGATGTGTGCAGTGAAATTTAACggaggacaaggactgtttctgtgcacaaaggctgtttctataaactggggcaattccaactttcaAGGACAGTCTGTTGCTTCTGACTCACGGtatgtaagtacatttacatatttaaaggatttgccactgatgattcaaacgtgagttttgagcagtgtagagtagctctTGTTTCTCAgattacaaatgcagacatggttttatgtttatgcagcgcgATACGCAATGCAACATGtataaagacagtataagtcattataatcagtatttatttccccactggatgcgacaaatgcaatgttttataggTTTTGTCTTGTCACTCCAGGACACACGGCATCATAGTGtcttaaggggcataacatttccttcacacgcttgaggcattcagccaatcacaacgcactgtatagctggccaatcagagcacacctcgcttttcagaacgatgagatTTGTAAAAATTTAAGCGTTTCAGAAagatggggcatagaggagcaacaataatgtacattatgtggaaaataatgtattgtttttttatgttttataaaaaaaaaaccttaaaccacataaacacattgcattacaccaaatatacaaaataatgttctttttctaACTTCGCTCGGTGTTTCACTGTGGGAATCGCTTTGGGCGTGACCAACTACGGAAGCTCCTATGCCACCACGTCTGTCTTTGACAGACAGGTCGACCTGAGATCTAGATCTCTGTGTGTTAAACAAGCACCTACAgaaatattcattcaaaatgttgacacacaaAACACTTTGTCGATCCATCCGCCAGAACGACTGGTTTGTGACGATCTATCTGTCAGACGCGTATTTTCACATAGATGTTTACCCGTCTCACAGGAAGTATCTCAGGTTTGCATTTCGTGGCACTGCTTATGGGCTGGGGAGCGACTCTGATGGGCAGAGCTGTGAATGGCGTTTGGCCCCCTCAGCTAATGCACAAACACATAAATTACTTGGAATTGTTGGCAGTGTTTCTAGCGCTGAAACATTTTCTGAGCTTCATCAGGGGTCGGCATGTTTTAGTGAAAACAGACAATTCCACAGTGGTTGCTTATATCAACTGACAGGGAGGCACATGCTCTCTTCAGCTGCACCAGCTGGCAAAAGAGCTGATTGTGAGAGTGGAAGCTTC
Protein-coding regions in this window:
- the LOC127964188 gene encoding olfactory receptor 24-like, with translation MQNTSDPIIQPAGFYIVALSSMPYSNVYVMFLTVIYVITIICNVFLIAIIFYDHRLHAPKFMAVGSLALVDLILSTSLVPGMIKTYIVLDNFVPFKLCLVQMFIYYNFLSLESLSLCILSYDRFIAICFPLKQKSINTNIRMAYIICAVWFFNSVRSLYNPLSISILSFCGSLKVNSYFCDYAPILRLSCSDITTQWNFATTSSTLFSAVPLIFIFLTYMGILIAVFRMKNNQSRYKALATCTEHLMLVAIFFIPIFIIFNLGLFGIVINPNVRTVCLSLSSLLPPCMNPILYSLKTKEIQSRIRSLLIQRLSVHPLNIHY